In Methanobacterium paludis, the following proteins share a genomic window:
- a CDS encoding OB-fold nucleic acid binding domain-containing protein — MTGEIKEEIKKEYERIKDKIPYEDFLKKMDERKHDYEDVSFMSDLDIARTITGEYINEENTPLSEKNEQKKISELVSGQDNISVTGRIIHISNVKKFTSRKGKNGKLANIILADETGEIRVVLWTNNIRSLKDVEEGDIVKVNSVEVKQGFREDELQMNMDSTIKKIPEDSEDIFKAFPKYDDSITQIKDIKGDMQVNVIAGIIRIPRIRSFDKNGKDGKVASLEIQDKTGTIQYTLWNKDTNLIEDLKLKEGDSVKILGALGRERNGEISLTHSWLGRIIKGEFDVPKFSESILKIGDAHEMRNVTIIGVVCKNYDKITFQRNDGTAGQVKSVEIQDDTGSIRVTLWNDDADETKLNIKQKDILKIIGGNIEFDEYSSTGYRINTNWNSKIIINPEIDDKLKKILEERCEYIKPVKVAELNDRDDEGDEVDIVGRIVNVYDPNEFQRSDGTTGLVRTIEIGDSTGVIRSSLWDDKAEMPLKEGDPVKIENARTRLGDYMELSIGKTSRISEPTPEEIKDIPSLTEIENRIYTTKKIDELTESDRNVRLIGRIINVYDPNKFQRNDGTTGLVRTIEIGDSTGVIRSSLWDDKAEVPLKEGDPVKIENPQVKMRENRVEISIGRSTLVTKPKEDEIEKLPSFDEIKDMIYKTRKIDEIEEEDQNIKVIGQVVEAYGNKILYEMCPNCNKRVTFSDNAYICDICGEEIENPNYLMIISCVVEDDTGTMRTTFFRTAAEELIGMNTDEVRDVIEKTGDEGSLEEKVEDLVGQEITIIADASFDEYNEEIRLNAKKVLDKKL; from the coding sequence ATGACTGGTGAGATTAAAGAAGAAATAAAGAAAGAATATGAGAGAATCAAGGATAAAATCCCATACGAGGACTTTCTAAAGAAAATGGACGAAAGGAAGCACGACTATGAAGATGTGAGTTTCATGAGTGATCTCGATATAGCAAGGACGATCACTGGGGAATACATAAACGAAGAAAACACCCCTCTTTCAGAGAAGAATGAACAGAAAAAAATCTCTGAACTGGTATCCGGACAGGATAACATCAGTGTGACTGGGCGTATCATTCACATCTCAAACGTTAAAAAATTCACCAGCAGGAAGGGAAAAAACGGGAAACTTGCAAATATTATACTCGCCGATGAGACCGGCGAAATACGTGTTGTACTCTGGACAAACAACATAAGATCTCTCAAAGATGTCGAAGAAGGAGATATAGTCAAAGTAAACAGTGTTGAAGTTAAACAAGGGTTCAGAGAGGATGAACTACAGATGAACATGGACTCAACAATTAAAAAAATCCCTGAAGATTCTGAAGACATTTTCAAGGCCTTTCCAAAGTATGATGACAGCATAACCCAGATAAAGGACATTAAAGGTGACATGCAGGTTAACGTGATAGCGGGAATCATCAGGATACCAAGGATAAGAAGCTTCGATAAGAACGGTAAAGATGGTAAAGTCGCTTCTCTCGAAATTCAGGACAAAACTGGGACAATACAGTACACTCTCTGGAACAAGGACACTAATCTCATAGAAGATCTTAAACTCAAAGAGGGAGATTCTGTTAAAATACTCGGAGCACTGGGCCGTGAAAGGAATGGAGAAATATCTTTAACCCATTCATGGCTTGGAAGAATAATTAAAGGAGAATTTGATGTTCCGAAATTCAGTGAAAGCATTCTTAAAATTGGAGATGCCCATGAAATGAGGAACGTCACCATAATTGGGGTTGTGTGCAAAAATTATGATAAAATAACCTTTCAAAGAAATGACGGGACCGCTGGACAAGTTAAGTCCGTTGAAATCCAGGATGATACCGGCAGTATAAGGGTTACACTCTGGAACGATGACGCCGATGAAACAAAGTTGAACATTAAACAGAAGGACATACTCAAAATAATCGGCGGAAACATCGAATTTGACGAGTATTCCAGTACAGGATACAGGATAAACACCAACTGGAACAGCAAAATAATCATAAATCCGGAAATAGATGATAAATTGAAAAAAATACTGGAAGAACGTTGCGAGTACATCAAACCTGTCAAAGTAGCTGAGTTAAATGATAGGGATGATGAAGGGGACGAAGTGGACATAGTGGGAAGAATAGTAAATGTCTACGATCCAAATGAATTCCAGAGAAGCGATGGCACCACAGGATTGGTTAGAACCATTGAAATAGGAGACAGCACAGGAGTCATACGATCCTCACTCTGGGACGACAAAGCAGAAATGCCATTAAAAGAGGGCGATCCAGTAAAAATCGAAAATGCAAGAACCAGGCTTGGAGATTACATGGAGCTCAGCATAGGGAAAACTTCGAGGATAAGTGAACCAACTCCTGAAGAAATTAAAGATATCCCGTCTTTAACCGAAATAGAGAACAGGATATACACAACTAAGAAAATCGATGAACTTACAGAGAGTGACCGTAACGTAAGACTGATTGGAAGGATAATAAACGTTTATGATCCAAATAAATTTCAGAGAAATGACGGTACCACAGGGTTGGTCAGAACCATCGAAATAGGAGACAGTACCGGAGTCATACGATCCTCACTCTGGGACGACAAAGCAGAAGTACCATTAAAAGAGGGCGATCCAGTAAAAATCGAAAACCCACAGGTAAAAATGCGAGAAAATAGAGTAGAAATAAGTATTGGAAGAAGTACCCTTGTTACAAAACCAAAAGAAGATGAAATTGAGAAATTACCGTCTTTCGATGAAATTAAGGATATGATCTACAAAACACGGAAGATCGATGAAATTGAAGAAGAAGACCAGAATATAAAAGTAATAGGACAGGTCGTAGAGGCATATGGAAACAAAATACTCTATGAAATGTGTCCAAATTGTAATAAAAGAGTTACATTCTCTGATAACGCTTATATCTGCGATATATGTGGGGAGGAAATAGAAAACCCTAATTACCTCATGATAATTTCCTGTGTGGTAGAGGACGATACTGGAACCATGAGAACCACCTTCTTTAGAACGGCAGCTGAAGAGTTAATTGGAATGAATACCGATGAAGTGAGGGACGTTATCGAGAAAACTGGAGATGAGGGTTCCCTTGAAGAGAAAGTTGAGGATCTGGTTGGTCAGGAGATCACCATAATTGCAGATGCAAGCTTCGATGAGTACAACGAAGAGATACGGCTCAATGCCAAAAAAGTGCTGGATAAAAAACTTTGA
- the radA gene encoding DNA repair and recombination protein RadA, whose translation MVELEDLPNVGEKTAQKLRDAGFADMMRLATATAKELSVKAEIGEGVAEKVIEAARKSEQIDFETALDVMERRKDVGRLTTGSTGFDELIGGGIETQSITEVFGEFGSGKSQISHEIAVTVQLPPEKGGLGGECVFIDTENTFRPERIKQIADGFELDVEEVLQKIHIARAFNSSHQILMADKINELIQKGTDIKLVIVDSLTAHFRAEYVGRETLATRQQKLNQHLHTLQTIANTYNVAVFVTNQVQSKPDAFFGSPTKAVGGHILAHAATYRIWLKKGLAGKRIARLVDSPHLPEGEAVFKIVTEGVVD comes from the coding sequence ATGGTGGAACTAGAGGATTTACCAAATGTTGGAGAGAAAACTGCCCAGAAACTGAGAGATGCAGGATTTGCTGATATGATGAGGCTTGCAACAGCAACGGCCAAAGAATTAAGTGTTAAAGCTGAGATTGGTGAGGGTGTTGCTGAAAAGGTTATAGAAGCCGCAAGAAAATCAGAACAAATTGATTTTGAAACTGCTCTGGACGTAATGGAAAGAAGAAAAGATGTGGGGCGATTAACTACAGGAAGCACCGGATTTGATGAACTTATAGGTGGTGGAATTGAAACACAATCTATAACAGAAGTATTCGGTGAATTCGGTTCGGGTAAAAGTCAGATATCACATGAAATTGCCGTAACTGTTCAGCTACCCCCAGAAAAAGGTGGACTTGGAGGAGAATGCGTTTTTATAGACACAGAAAATACTTTCAGGCCTGAGAGGATTAAACAGATTGCAGACGGCTTTGAACTGGATGTGGAAGAAGTTCTGCAGAAAATACACATTGCAAGGGCATTCAACTCAAGTCATCAGATCCTGATGGCAGACAAGATCAACGAACTGATACAGAAAGGTACAGATATTAAACTTGTAATCGTAGATTCATTGACGGCCCACTTCCGTGCAGAGTACGTCGGAAGGGAAACCCTCGCAACAAGGCAGCAGAAATTGAACCAGCACTTACACACATTGCAAACGATTGCAAACACCTATAACGTGGCTGTTTTTGTGACCAACCAGGTACAGTCCAAGCCTGACGCATTTTTCGGTAGCCCTACCAAAGCTGTTGGTGGACACATTCTTGCACACGCTGCAACCTACAGGATATGGCTCAAGAAAGGTCTTGCAGGTAAGAGGATTGCAAGGCTTGTGGACAGTCCTCACCTGCCAGAGGGAGAAGCTGTGTTCAAGATAGTTACCGAAGGAGTTGTAGATTAA
- a CDS encoding AEC family transporter, with protein sequence MNSLETIIPIIVLIIIGYATKRVGLLKPEDSISLNKIVVNIAIPSLIFMAMYTADLSSIGSLAEITMICLSVGALGGLMGFIFSKIRKYPKKTRWSITVTSAMFNSGFMGYPIVLGVFGAEGLVRAVFYDAGSTIIFIIFGILLLLVFGGKYSTIAKRTLLFPPLWGIILGVSVNLLHLNIGSMAPTILKYLSGAAVPLIMMSLGLSLEMGSLKNYVEEALAVSGIKLILAPLVALLMVSILGLSGLNSQVTVTEAAMPSAMLALVLAITYELDVKAAGACIFLSTVFSMVTLPIIMALI encoded by the coding sequence ATGAACTCACTAGAAACCATAATTCCCATTATCGTTCTTATAATAATAGGATACGCTACCAAGCGTGTCGGACTTTTGAAACCAGAAGATTCTATCAGCCTCAACAAGATCGTTGTTAACATAGCCATCCCGTCGCTGATTTTCATGGCAATGTACACTGCAGATCTATCTAGCATAGGAAGCCTTGCAGAGATAACAATGATATGTTTATCAGTCGGGGCTTTAGGGGGTTTAATGGGCTTCATCTTTTCAAAAATAAGGAAATATCCTAAAAAAACTCGATGGAGCATCACAGTCACATCAGCAATGTTCAACTCCGGTTTTATGGGCTACCCCATAGTTTTAGGTGTTTTTGGTGCCGAAGGGCTTGTAAGGGCTGTTTTCTATGATGCGGGTTCTACCATCATATTCATAATTTTTGGAATTCTTTTGCTCTTGGTTTTTGGTGGAAAATATTCAACAATAGCCAAACGTACCCTTCTATTTCCCCCGCTGTGGGGTATAATACTCGGAGTATCAGTTAACCTTTTACATCTTAACATAGGTTCTATGGCCCCTACCATCCTTAAATATTTAAGTGGGGCTGCTGTTCCATTAATAATGATGTCTCTTGGGCTTTCTCTGGAGATGGGTAGCCTGAAAAACTACGTTGAAGAAGCTTTAGCAGTTTCGGGTATTAAACTCATCTTAGCGCCTTTAGTTGCATTGTTAATGGTTAGTATTCTTGGTTTAAGCGGTCTTAACAGTCAGGTAACCGTTACGGAAGCTGCAATGCCCTCAGCAATGCTTGCCCTTGTACTGGCAATCACCTATGAACTGGATGTTAAAGCTGCAGGTGCTTGCATCTTTTTAAGTACTGTGTTCAGCATGGTAACCCTACCCATTATAATGGCGTTAATATAA
- a CDS encoding YkvA family protein, translated as MKVNWGKKWRKNFEKLEYETYALYLSYKDPRVPLYVRILIILFVAYILSPIDFIPDFIPVLGYLDDFLLVTVGVPILIKMIPKEILKEHRTEARLKFKNNKPKNSYIGLIVILIWILIIFIILKVFFRLY; from the coding sequence ATGAAGGTTAATTGGGGTAAGAAGTGGAGAAAGAATTTTGAGAAACTTGAATATGAAACTTACGCCCTTTACCTGTCTTACAAAGATCCAAGAGTTCCATTATATGTTAGAATTCTTATAATTCTTTTTGTGGCCTATATTTTAAGTCCTATCGATTTCATACCAGATTTCATACCTGTTCTCGGCTACCTGGATGATTTTCTCCTTGTAACTGTGGGTGTTCCCATATTAATTAAGATGATCCCAAAAGAGATTTTAAAGGAGCATAGAACAGAAGCACGACTTAAATTTAAGAATAATAAACCAAAAAACAGTTATATAGGTTTAATTGTAATTTTAATCTGGATACTAATTATTTTTATAATTTTAAAAGTTTTTTTTAGATTATATTAG
- a CDS encoding CoB--CoM heterodisulfide reductase iron-sulfur subunit A family protein: MAEEKKQETTEEPKIGVYVCHCGINIAGVVDVEAVKDYAATLPNVVVSEDYKYMCSDPGQNLVQDDIKEKGLNRIVVAACSPRLHEPTFRRAVREAGLNQFLFEFANLREHDSWVHMDEPEAATEKAKDLVRMAVAKARLLEPLESEVVSVTDKALVIGGGVAGIQSALDLADMGFKTYLVERNPTIGGRMAQLDKTFPTLDCSMCILAPKMVDVGKHENIELLTYSEVKNVDGYIGNFKVTVEKKPRYINEELCTGCGSCSEVCPIEIPNYFDEGVGMVKATYIPFPQAVPLCATIDNDYCIECHLCDTICERGAINHEQEPEEIELDVGTIIVATGYDPYDPTEKTEYIYGDAKNVITGLELERYINASGPTQGHVVVPSSGKTPKRVAFIQCVGSRDEQIHKPYCSRVCCMYAMKNAQLIIDHEPDTEVAIYYMDIRAFGKGFEEFYKRSQEKYGIKFIRGRPASVIENPDESLTIRAEDSFLGKVTEYDYDMVVLSVGLQPPAGIETLRQTLGISKSADGFLMEAHPKLRPVDTLTDGIYLAGVSQGPKDIPDAVAQASGAAARAAIPMVKGEVEIEPIVALVDEDVCGGCEVCIELCPFGAIERIDEKAHINIALCKGCGTCVGACPSGALDQQHFKTAQIMAQIEAALNEPAK; this comes from the coding sequence TTGGCAGAAGAAAAAAAACAAGAAACAACCGAAGAACCAAAAATCGGAGTATACGTTTGTCACTGTGGTATTAACATAGCCGGTGTCGTTGACGTTGAAGCCGTAAAAGATTACGCAGCAACACTTCCAAATGTTGTTGTATCTGAAGACTACAAGTACATGTGTTCAGACCCAGGACAAAACCTTGTTCAGGATGATATTAAAGAAAAGGGACTTAACAGAATAGTTGTTGCAGCATGCTCCCCAAGGCTCCACGAGCCAACATTCAGGAGAGCTGTCAGAGAAGCAGGACTTAACCAGTTCCTATTTGAATTTGCAAACCTCAGGGAGCACGATTCATGGGTGCACATGGATGAACCCGAAGCAGCAACCGAAAAAGCAAAAGACCTCGTAAGAATGGCAGTTGCAAAAGCAAGATTATTAGAGCCTTTAGAATCTGAAGTAGTATCTGTTACAGACAAAGCTCTTGTCATAGGTGGAGGAGTTGCAGGAATTCAGTCCGCACTCGACCTTGCAGACATGGGATTCAAAACCTACCTGGTTGAGAGAAATCCAACCATAGGTGGAAGAATGGCCCAGCTGGACAAAACATTCCCTACACTCGACTGTTCCATGTGTATCCTCGCACCTAAAATGGTAGACGTTGGAAAACACGAGAACATCGAACTTCTAACTTACTCAGAAGTCAAAAATGTCGACGGTTACATAGGTAACTTCAAAGTCACAGTAGAGAAAAAACCAAGGTACATAAACGAAGAGTTATGTACTGGATGCGGAAGCTGTAGTGAAGTTTGCCCAATAGAAATACCAAACTACTTCGATGAAGGAGTTGGTATGGTAAAAGCAACCTACATACCATTCCCACAGGCAGTTCCACTATGTGCAACCATAGACAACGATTACTGTATCGAATGCCACCTCTGTGACACAATATGTGAAAGGGGAGCAATCAACCACGAACAGGAACCAGAGGAAATCGAACTTGACGTTGGTACCATCATAGTTGCAACAGGTTACGACCCATACGATCCAACAGAGAAGACAGAATACATCTACGGAGATGCTAAAAACGTCATAACAGGTCTTGAACTTGAAAGATACATAAACGCATCAGGACCAACTCAGGGACACGTTGTTGTGCCTTCAAGCGGCAAAACACCAAAACGTGTTGCATTTATACAGTGCGTTGGTTCAAGGGACGAACAGATCCACAAACCATACTGTTCAAGGGTCTGCTGTATGTACGCAATGAAAAATGCTCAGCTTATCATAGACCACGAACCTGACACCGAAGTTGCAATCTACTACATGGATATAAGGGCATTTGGTAAAGGATTTGAAGAGTTCTACAAACGGTCACAGGAGAAATATGGTATCAAATTCATCAGAGGTCGACCAGCATCTGTAATAGAGAACCCTGACGAAAGTTTAACCATAAGAGCAGAAGACAGCTTCCTTGGAAAAGTCACAGAATACGACTACGACATGGTAGTTTTATCTGTAGGTCTACAGCCACCAGCAGGTATAGAAACCTTAAGACAGACTTTAGGTATCTCTAAGAGTGCTGATGGGTTCCTTATGGAAGCTCACCCAAAACTCAGGCCTGTTGACACATTAACAGACGGTATTTACCTTGCAGGAGTATCACAGGGACCAAAAGATATTCCTGACGCAGTTGCACAAGCATCAGGTGCAGCAGCAAGAGCAGCAATACCAATGGTTAAAGGTGAAGTGGAAATCGAACCTATAGTTGCATTAGTAGACGAAGATGTCTGCGGTGGATGCGAAGTGTGCATAGAACTATGCCCATTCGGTGCAATTGAAAGGATAGATGAAAAAGCTCACATAAACATCGCATTATGTAAAGGATGCGGAACTTGTGTAGGAGCATGCCCATCTGGAGCACTTGACCAGCAGCACTTCAAAACAGCTCAGATTATGGCTCAGATTGAAGCTGCACTAAACGAACCAGCAAAATAA
- a CDS encoding DUF169 domain-containing protein — translation MYQELGGKLKEILKLEREPVALKWSVREPRNMKKEEGKSRFCTKLEKAMNGKIFYSTADEEECMGGMRYSGMNDPKEFPPNMQSGSFLIPGGVFKNIPATQRAWKHNVAIDPGIFQAIMFAPLQKSPFEPDIIFIVGNARQGMEILHANTYDSGVQNEGADVGPICSSMAARPYITGKVTYGFGDIGSRNNMNLNPEDVMVSIPAGDLERIVTNLEEMKTKTLFKMG, via the coding sequence GTGTACCAGGAACTGGGTGGAAAACTAAAAGAAATATTGAAACTTGAAAGGGAACCTGTAGCTTTAAAATGGTCCGTGAGAGAGCCAAGAAACATGAAAAAAGAGGAAGGAAAGTCAAGGTTCTGCACCAAACTTGAAAAAGCCATGAATGGGAAGATCTTCTATTCAACTGCCGATGAAGAGGAATGTATGGGTGGCATGAGATACTCAGGAATGAATGATCCAAAAGAATTCCCTCCAAATATGCAGAGCGGTTCATTCCTTATTCCAGGAGGGGTTTTTAAAAACATCCCTGCAACACAGCGGGCCTGGAAACACAACGTAGCCATTGACCCGGGCATATTCCAGGCAATAATGTTTGCACCCCTTCAAAAGTCCCCATTCGAGCCAGACATTATTTTCATCGTGGGTAACGCAAGACAGGGCATGGAAATACTGCATGCCAATACCTACGACTCAGGAGTCCAAAACGAAGGGGCCGACGTTGGGCCGATCTGCAGTTCCATGGCAGCCAGACCCTATATCACAGGCAAGGTAACTTACGGCTTCGGTGATATCGGATCTCGAAATAACATGAACCTGAACCCTGAAGACGTTATGGTAAGTATTCCTGCAGGGGATCTGGAACGTATAGTCACAAATCTTGAGGAAATGAAGACCAAAACCCTCTTTAAAATGGGTTAA
- the glyA gene encoding serine hydroxymethyltransferase, with protein sequence MSKNQEYALKIKELTKEHHKWMENSINLIASENITSTSVREALASDLSHRYAEGLSGCRLYEGCKYVDQIEDITVDLSKKIFKAEHANVQPVSGVVANLATFFALANFNDRIMALEVPVGGHISHANVSAAGVRGLKVTPHPFDENKMNIDPDAMKKEILEKKPKIVLLGGSVFLFPHPVKEAREAADEVGAKVMYDGAHVLGLIAGGRFQDPLKEGADVVAGSTHKTFPGPQGGIILCKEDISRKIDDAVFPGVVSNHHLHHLAALGIATAEMLEFGSAYADQIIKNAKALAQNLYELGFNVLCEDLGFTESHQVAMDVSNLGDVAKLAKELESNNIILNKNLLPWDDVNRSDDPSGIRIGTQEITRRGLKESHMSEVAEFIKRVAMNSENVKDEVTEFMGQYNKVHYAFKEDDAYKYIEF encoded by the coding sequence ATGTCTAAAAATCAGGAATACGCTCTAAAAATAAAAGAACTTACAAAAGAGCATCATAAATGGATGGAAAATAGTATAAATCTTATAGCAAGTGAAAACATAACAAGCACAAGCGTTAGGGAAGCCTTAGCTTCAGATCTTTCCCATAGATACGCTGAAGGTCTATCGGGCTGTAGGTTATACGAGGGCTGCAAATATGTGGATCAGATAGAGGATATAACAGTAGACCTCTCGAAGAAGATATTCAAAGCAGAGCACGCAAATGTACAACCCGTATCTGGTGTTGTTGCAAATTTAGCAACATTTTTTGCCCTTGCAAACTTCAACGACCGCATAATGGCGTTAGAAGTACCTGTAGGTGGCCATATAAGCCATGCCAATGTTAGTGCAGCTGGTGTAAGGGGATTAAAAGTAACTCCCCATCCTTTCGATGAGAATAAAATGAACATAGACCCAGACGCCATGAAAAAAGAGATTTTAGAGAAAAAACCTAAGATCGTGCTTTTAGGTGGAAGTGTATTCCTATTCCCACACCCAGTTAAAGAGGCAAGAGAAGCTGCAGACGAAGTGGGTGCAAAAGTAATGTACGATGGAGCACACGTGCTGGGGTTAATAGCTGGGGGTAGGTTCCAGGACCCACTCAAAGAGGGTGCAGACGTTGTTGCAGGAAGTACCCATAAAACTTTCCCTGGCCCACAAGGAGGTATAATACTCTGTAAAGAAGATATAAGCCGTAAAATTGATGATGCAGTCTTCCCCGGTGTTGTGAGTAACCACCATCTCCACCACCTGGCAGCCCTTGGAATTGCAACCGCGGAAATGCTGGAATTCGGTAGCGCCTACGCAGATCAGATCATCAAAAATGCCAAAGCCCTTGCACAGAACCTCTACGAACTCGGATTCAATGTACTGTGTGAAGATCTTGGATTTACAGAGAGCCATCAGGTCGCAATGGATGTTTCAAACCTTGGTGACGTTGCAAAACTGGCAAAAGAACTTGAATCAAACAACATAATCCTCAACAAGAACCTGCTTCCATGGGATGATGTTAACCGCTCTGATGATCCATCAGGTATCCGTATCGGAACCCAGGAAATAACAAGACGAGGATTGAAAGAATCCCACATGAGTGAAGTTGCAGAGTTCATCAAAAGGGTTGCAATGAACAGTGAAAATGTTAAAGACGAAGTAACAGAGTTTATGGGCCAGTACAACAAAGTTCACTATGCATTCAAGGAAGATGACGCCTACAAGTACATAGAATTCTGA
- a CDS encoding dihydromethanopterin reductase (acceptor), protein MKIAWGITGAGHLLQESVDILVELSKEHTVTVMLSGAGEEVLKMYGLFDRVKNVTGGYYRELVREDDQRSSFPMTGRFSLGKYDLLFVSPTTANTVAKIVNGISDTLITNAVAQAGKGGIKTCIIPVDLESGDVETVLPSKLELKLCQSCEICESAAACPSDAITPGIEINLLQCKGCGACQLACPFGAVTGGKIITIHMREIDIQNTQKLHKFDDIEVLGQPDDIKRIL, encoded by the coding sequence ATGAAAATAGCTTGGGGAATTACAGGAGCAGGACACCTGCTTCAGGAAAGTGTCGACATTCTCGTTGAACTTTCAAAAGAACATACTGTAACTGTTATGCTTTCAGGAGCAGGAGAGGAAGTTCTTAAAATGTACGGCCTCTTTGACAGGGTTAAAAATGTGACAGGCGGTTATTACAGGGAACTTGTTCGTGAAGACGACCAGAGGTCAAGCTTCCCCATGACCGGCCGTTTTTCACTTGGAAAGTACGACCTTCTATTCGTTTCTCCAACAACTGCAAATACCGTGGCTAAAATAGTAAATGGAATATCAGACACCTTAATAACCAACGCAGTTGCTCAGGCAGGTAAAGGAGGGATTAAAACCTGCATAATTCCAGTGGATCTGGAATCAGGTGATGTTGAAACTGTTCTGCCCTCAAAACTCGAGCTAAAGTTGTGCCAAAGCTGTGAAATCTGTGAATCAGCTGCAGCATGCCCTTCAGATGCCATAACCCCCGGTATTGAGATAAACCTACTACAATGTAAGGGCTGCGGGGCCTGCCAGTTGGCATGCCCATTTGGAGCCGTAACTGGTGGGAAAATCATCACGATCCATATGAGGGAAATAGACATTCAAAACACCCAGAAACTCCACAAATTCGATGATATTGAAGTTTTAGGGCAACCAGATGATATTAAACGGATTTTATAA